The Notolabrus celidotus isolate fNotCel1 chromosome 23, fNotCel1.pri, whole genome shotgun sequence region TCTTTCGTCCgacaacacccaccggttgcgttttcagaatgcagcatggagcaggacctccggacatctgcagtcatgtgaccgaggtttccccgtggtaatcactgaatcaaggattctcctcctcctcctcctctcctcctccatgttgtctttctggtcctctgaaaacctctgacctgttgactccaggcctggctccgctcatcatgactttggtttgttgttgtagttaagtgaaatacgatctggtgataacacagagtgttttattctgaaaattaaccggatgttttcattttgttttggtgaaacctgacttcctgtcccgctccatctgctctgttgagattgatgcgtcgtgctccggcatccggcacaaatagaagtcttgtgtatctgatccggaggactctgacctgctggatcagagacgcagccggaacgcagcggaaaggatccagtggaagttgaTACGAAAAGTGATATGATTCacatctttgtccacagggggcgccaatgTCGACTGAAACCTTAAAGttcttcacagcagctttaaatatgatCATAAGATATTTAAAGATTAAACAGTGGTAATTTATTCAAAGTTagtaatgaaaacaaacaaagcatacaaatacattttgttacatTTCAGGGGATTAGACGAGGATTCAAACGTATTCGATGTAGTTCTGTTTTGTAGTTCATTTATAAATAACAGCCGTGTTCCTCAGCATCGTTAGTTCATAGAGTCTGAACTGAAGTCTTGAAGTTGTCTGCTCTTTTTCCAGGTCAGGAGACGTTGCACGGCGGCGGGTGCAGTCGACTCCACGTCTGCGGTGTACCTCGCCATCAGGCAGTGAGCGCGAGCAGTGCCAACGAAGACCTGACGGAGATACAGAAGAAACACTAGTGGGCGATCCTCTTCCAccaaagagagcagagagagggtgtAAGACCAAACTGAACCTGTGCTTTCTCCAGCAGAGGGACGTCTCCCAGCTCACAGGCCACCTCGTTACCCTGCAGGAAGAACTCACACGCTCTGCTGTACTGACTctacggagagagagagagagagagagagagagagagagagagagagagagaggtcaaaaTCAAACCCACAGAACAAAGAGAAGTGTTTAATTCCTCTTCCTCAGATATCAGGATGAAAAGATTTGCCTAAAGGGGGTCGCCACCTGTCTGTAGAGAGCAGATTGAGATGAACAGAATCATCAGgaatacagaaaacaaagaaacgTCTGAAATACTCATCGTCTAGTcggacaaacataaataaaaagtgtgaaaaatgtgatttttttgcactttttgattcttctttttgtttctttgacttcattttcaaacaaatgtaatgaattaaaaaaacttaaaatgtctTAATGCTCTAGAAGATCATCTGAACtccaaaatgtgtttaaatggaTATAAAGAAAgcaataattatatatatataaaaaacatgaaCTGTCAAATCAAATAAGTGTATTCAATTtagttttcaaaaatatttttttgtatttcattaatgtattctttttagatatatttttttttatatttacttcaTTCGTTATTTTTCTGAATCATTTTttgatattgtttgtttttcatttatttattattataatttttttaaatgttttgtatttcatctatttattgttattagtttatttattagttatttatttaaaaaaaaatgtatttattattattatttttttaaatgttttgtatttcatctatttattgttattagtttatttattagttatttatttaaaaaaaaattgtatttcatttatttattattatttttaaatcgtTTTTGTTATTcgtttgtttttcagttatttattattattaattttatgattttttgttatttatttttttattttttttcttacaaaatAATTAACTTTTCTTAATCTATGATTTTGTATCTGATTTAATGACCTCTGCTGCTCTACTGAGGCTCTTAGTGAGTGATAATTAAAagttacataaaaataaagctttagAAAAAGTTAGTATTTAAACGATCGAGCAATAAATCTACATAAAATGAATCTGCCACTATCTGTTaactatatgtgtgtgtgtgtgtgtgtgtgtgtgtgtgtgtgtgtgtgtgtacccttTTATAGTATATACTGCCCAGACTCAGGTAGGCTTCCACCAGCTGGTTTAGTAGCCCGCCGCTCCGGGAGATGTCCGCTAACTTCTCCAGACACTGAACTGTCTCATCGATGTTCtcctcactaacacacacacacacacacacacacacacacacacacacacacacacacacacacacacacacacacacacacacacacacacacacacacacacacacacacacacagatagtaTCATTTTTGTGTAAAGAAGTGCTGATCAGGGACACAAAAGTAAGGCAGAAAactacagtgtttgtgtgtgtgtgtttgcgcttGTTTTCATATTCTTGTGGGGACCATATTTTTTGCCCCTTTTTTGGGggacattattatttttgtttccacTTTTTAAAACCTCCACAAATAAAACTCTTGGATGTTTTGAAGTGACATTTGAACTCTCTGCTTTCTTCTGATGGTGGGTTATTCTTTGAAACATTGTAGCTACACCAGGAATCTAACTGTAGAGGAGTCATCctcacaaaatattaaaaacaagtacgtgtgtgtgtgtacctctcgAGAGACTTGGCCATAGCCATGTAGGACTTTCCAAGTCCAGCTGCATCCTCCAGAGTGCCGTAAATCTGCATGCAAGTGTTGAAGAACTGGACACGCAACAGCATTACTGACATGTAtaaatgttacttttattaaaataacaatattaattcatttaattgTCTGTGTGTCTATTTTAGGGATGTTAAAAACTCAGGAGAGTTATGGACACACACTGGTTTACCTGTTTGGCGTTGTTGTGAtctcctgctctctgattggtcagtcccAGTTGGAAGGCGGCCTCTGCTTCCACCTTTTTGTCCTCACCTGAAACGCACAGAAGAATCCAAATAcattcaaaatgttctttttcggATTGGACAGCAGAGATTTTTTCTGCTATATTCTGTCCTTAGTGATGTTGTCTTTAGTTTTGACCCTCTAGGCCACCGTACATGACATTCATCTATCACACACTGAGTCCACCTACACGCTGCAGCCGTGTTGAATCCTCTGTGGAGCAGCGTCAGGGCCTCGTTGTACTCCTCAGCGTCCACCAGAGAGTCCGCCATCCCGCTGTAGATCCTCCACAGCACTTTGCAGCCTCGTAACTTCAGGGACTGACCGTCAGAGTCGAGAAAGCCTCCGTCCACCGCCTGCTGGATGCACAGCTCCGCCTGCTGCTGCGCCCGCTCCAGATCACCTGGAGGAGCGAAGGATCACACGGGTCAGGTATCAAACCAGCCTGGACTTTATCTGCTGCAGGGTTCTAAATCACTTAACATTTCAGAGCCTGTTAGAGAGGTTACAGTCTTTCCCTTActagaaatacaaaatatttcatgactgaattctgactttagagAGTCAGACATTTAAACGAAGAAgctttgaaagaaagaaaaaaaaagacctttattttgagagaataaaataaaaacatttacagaaaatttaaaaaaatatctgaaatattaaatcattactacttaaggaaaaaaaaatgagaatacatgtaaattaaaatagaaaatatattgTCCTATTAAGtcacaaattaaagaaaaatattttttaaattgaagatttttaacaaaaaaaactgaaatttataaaaatgtatattcactaatttgcaaaaaataatacgaaatatgacaaaaaaagattttcttGAATTTACAAAAATGCTTAAACTGccaaaaatttaataaaatattttgaacAAGAACTCAGGTATTCTctgaatttgaaaaataatacatttagagtaaaaacatattttcacaaaaaaaCCTCAGACACTCTGGGACATCAAAATAATCTCAAAATATtgattatgataaaaaaaaaaaaaaaaaaaatattttcaaagaaatcttgaatattatttattttataaattatacatttgacaatttttttttagaaatgtagATATTTTTGTACATTTACAGTTATAAATTaaggaaggaaaaataaaaatgtcctttCCTCTGAGataatctgagattaaattaaTAATCCAGTTAATCTGTGTGATTTGAGAACTTGCCGACCCGTCCTGTACCTCCAGGCCCTCGCCTCCCCAAAGAGAGCAGAGGTATAGATCATGAAGGATGACTGATTCCACAGACACTGTCAGTAAACAGAGAATCCCAGGCTAATCCCTGGTAATCCCTCACTGCTAAATCTGATTGTAAGTTATAATTACATCAAGTAATCCAGTGCTTTAAATACAGAGAGTGGTGTCGTGAGTTTTCTTTAACCTTCACAATAAAGCTACTTTAAATCTTCTTCTAAGTTTGTGTTAACGTAATCTCAGAGAATACAGGAGAGTTTATCTTcaaattattgtgttttattgtgtgtgttttattgtgtgtgctttgtgtgtattttgtgtaCCTGTCTGCAGGTAGAGTTCTGCTAAGCGTGCCCGGGCCTCGGAGGCTGGTCTGGAGCGTCCTCCGTACTCTTTGTCGGCACAGCTGTGATAGAAGTGCAAACTGAGCCACAGATCCTCCGGAGACGAGAAATACTCGCCCAGAGACAGACGGTGTTCACAGACCACCGTCCAGGAACCTGCACACACACGAAGTCGTCATTTTACCAGTTAAAGTCGTTATGTTACGAAATAAAAGTTGTAAAGGTACCAGATTAAAGTCGTAATATAAGGAGATTAATGTGGTTATTTTCGAGTTTAAAGTTGTAATGTTACGAAATAAAAGTCGTAAAGTCACAagattaaagtcgtaatgttaggAGATTAGAGTGGTTACGTTACGAGTTTAAAGTTATCATTTTAAGTAATAAAAGTCAGAAAGGTACCAGATTAAAGTCGTAAAGTTACAAGATTAAAGTCGTAAAGTTACAAGATTAAAGTCGTAAAATTACAAGATTAAAGTCGTAAAGTTACAAGATTAAAGTAGTAATGTTACAAGATTAAAGTAGTAATGTTACAAGATTAAAGTGGTTACGTTACGAGtttaaagtcgtaatgttacgaAATAAAAGTCGTAAAGTCACAAAATTAAACTCGTAAAGTTACAAGATTAAAGTCGTAAAGTTACAAGATTAAAGTCGTAAAGTTACAAGATTAAAGTCGTAAAGTTACAAGATTAAAGTAGTAATGTTACAAGATTAAAGTGGTTACGTTACGAGtttaaagtcgtaatgttacgaAATAAAAGTCGTAAAGTCACAagattaaagtcgtaatgttacgaAATAAAAGTCATAAAGTCACAAGATTAAACTCGTAAAGTTACAAGATTAAAGTCGTAAAGTTACAAGATTAAAGTCGTAAAGTTACAAGATTAAAGTCGTAAAGTTACAagattaaagtcgtaatgttacaagATTAAAGTAGTAATGTTACAAGATTAAAGTGGTTACGTTACGAGtttaaagtcgtaatgttacgaAATAAAAGTTGTAAAGTCACAAGATTAAAGTCGTAAAGTTACAAGATTAAAGACGTAAAGTTACAAGATTAAAGTCGTAAAGTTACAAGATTAAAGTCGTTATGTTACAAGATTGAAGTAGTAATGTTACAAGATTAAAGTGGTTCCGTTACGAGtttaaagtcgtaatgttacgaAATAAAAGTCGTAAAGTCACAAGAATAAAGTAGTAATGTTACGAGCCTAAAGTGGTTATTTCAGGAGTTTAAAGTCGTAATTTTCCGTAATAAAAGTTGTAAGGTACAAGATTAAAGTAGTAAATTTACGACATAAAAGTCTTAATGCTACGAGattaaagattttattttatgatattAAAGTTGTAATGCAACGAGATTAAAGTAGTAACTTTAGGCGATTAAGTCGTTttgttttgagattaaagtcgtcAAGTTACGAGATTAAATTTGTAAAGTTACAAGATTAAAGTCATTATGttttgagaataaagtcgtcAAGTTGCAAGtttaaagtcgtaatgttacgagATAAAAGCTGTGATGTTAGGAGGTTAAAGTCGTAATGTCACGAAATTAAAGTCAAAATGCTACGAGTTTGAAGCCTAATGTTACAAGATTAACGTTATTTTACACAAAAATCGTTGTAATGCTTTGAGATTTAAGTAGTGATGTTAAACCAGTAAATAAAGTCGTAATGATTCTTGTAATACTACAACTTTATCTtcgtaacattacgactttattaatttttgtgttcctctttttctctgtagTCTTAAACAGCTGGACTGAATATTTTTAGACGCTCCTCTGTCCTTCATATCACCACATTAATAATCTAtctaaacacactgaatatatGAAACTGTGTTACTGGTTCTTTCCGCCTCCTCAGCCCAGCTCAGGTAACGTCTCAGGGTCTCTACTTTGTCTCTTTGTTCCTCCAGAGGAGTCTGCAGCGAGAGGGCTGTTCCTGGTTCAGCGGACTCCCTCCGATCCTGGTCCCGCTTCAGCAGAAAGAACAACTCTGAGAACGACCTGAGAGATGAGTGAAGACAGGTGGTCAGATTTTTAAAGGAGTACTTAGACCGTGATGACGCCAGAACCAACAGCCTGATGAGTTTTTATGTCTCTTTATGTCCCTGATAAGAGAAGGAGTTACCTGTGGAAGccttcctgcagcagctccacacaGGTGTTCTGCTTTAAACTGTTCCTGAACCTACACACacgagaagaagaggaagacgtGAAGCAGGAAATTAAGATTGAGCAGATATTTAACTGGGGTGTTGTTAATCCCTTGATCCAGCAGAGGGCGCacttactttctttctctgaGTTTCTCAGAGACCTCAGATCCCATCCTGCACAGCTGCTCTTTTAACTTTTCAAAGAGTTCCTGAATTAAACGTTGTTGTGAAAGTAGCAGCTGAACACTGAAGGTTTACTTTCTTTAACATCGccttgttcctgctgctgaatGTTAAAGCACCCCAAAAGTACCTAAAAGATTCATCACTTTAATCTGTTTGATCTGCTGCAGAAATTTAAACAAACGGACAACTTTTAATTCAAATCGTTATGTTTTAAGATTAAATTCATAATGTTACGAGATTAAAATTGTAATGCTACTAGAATTTATTCGGAaagttttgagattaaagtcgtaatgttgCAAGATTTAAGtggttatatatatttttaataatgtcATAATGCTACGAGATTAAAGTTTTGAGATTACAGTCTTTACGTAATGAGTATAAAGTCATTATGTTACAGGGCTTCAGCTATTAGATTCAAGTCGTAATCTTGCGAGAATTAAATCTGTAATATTACAAAATTAAAGTCGTAATGCTACgagattaaagtcgtaatgttacgagATAAAAGACGTAATGCAAAGAGATAAAAGTCTTAATGTTACgagattaaagtcgtaatgttacgagattaaagtcgtaatgttacgagattaaagtcgtaatgttacgagattaaagtcgtaatgttacaaAATTAAAGGCGTAATGTTACGAGagtaaagtcgtaatgttacaagattaaagtcgtaatgttacgagattaaagtcgtaatgctaagagattaaagtcgtaatgttacaagATTAAAGTCGTAATGCAAAGAGATAAAAGACGTAATGCAAAGAGATAAAAGTATGTAAAGTCGTAATGCTAAGAGATAAGTCGTAATGTTACCAGATATAAAAGACGCTAACTGCCAAAGAGATTAAAAGTCTTAATGTTAAGAGATTACACGTCGTAATGTTACGAAGAGTAAGTCGGGTAAATGTTACgagattaaagtcgtaatgttacgagattaaagtcgtaatgttacaaAATTAAAGGCGTAATGTTACGAGagtaaagtcgtaatgttaccaGATAAAAGTCGTAATGCTAAGAGATTAAAGTCGTTATGTTACGAGagtaaagtcgtaatgttacgagATTAAAGTTGTAATGTTACGAGAGTAAAGTCATAATGTTACGAGagtaaagtcgtaatgttacaagattaaagtcgtaatgttacgagattaaagtcgtaatgttaagagattaaagtcataatgttacgagattaaagtcgtaatgttacgagattaaagtcgtaatgctaagagattaaagtcatattgTTACAAaattaaagtcgtaatgttacgagATTAAAGTTGCAATTTTACGAGATTTAAGTTGTTATGTTACGAGATCAAAGTCGTGATTTTACgagaaaaaatgcaaaatgttaCAAAATTAAAATCGTAATGTTACAACAACTTTTGATTTAGTCtaaaacaaagtgttaaaatctTGCCTCTGACACTTTTAGCACATCTTCAGACTGAAATATTATTTACTGATTTTTTAAAGGACCCACAAAGGAAGATAATGTCTACAGCGACATGATTTAATATTACTATAtgatcatttttaatgtcttgaTTGGTCGATGTTGGACAGCACGTTGaagaaacatctttttttaacattctcaCAACAAAAACTCACACTATTGATAAATTGAATTGTttgagaaagaaggaaacagcAGCTGGAACACATTTCTCAGTggtataaataaagtgtgtttAGTAAGTTGAGCTCACTTTGAGATGTCGGCCTTTGAAACGATCTGAGGCGAGTTATCAGAACCCAGACCAGCTGGAGGAGACTCCTTCATCCTGctgaaccaaacacaaacacaaacacaaacactgatgtttttaacttcctgttgttgtttttgttgttaaataaTGACGTTTGTTCTCATCGCTGCGGCTGAACTCAACCTGTGGTGTGTACTCTTCCTCCGTTTGTTTCTGTTGGGAGTGATCTCAGGTAGAAAAGGCCGAGTGGGACGCTGTGACACCGCCGAGTTCATCTTCTCCGTCACCTGTCGGGTACAGCGGAGAGGAATGacatcaacaaaaaacagatgttATTGTTTCCATATGCTTTGTACAAACTGCCTTTAAGTCTGAAGCCTCAAAGAAATAATCTGATCCTAGGTTTCACAAATCTAAAACAAGTCCTCTTCAGTCTCTAGTCCAGATCTGACAGGTCTAGGTATTGTAGTTTTGGATCAACACCTGGTCCCATGTGGTCTAGAGCTGGAAAAAACTGTGAAATTGtcctttatttgcattttcacaaataaaataaatgtttcacgtatgtaaaactgtatttttataaGACTCCAGACTGTCTTAGATAATCAGTCCACATATGGCAAGTCTAGGTATAGTGGTTTTGTATCCTGTCCTGGTCTTATGTGGTCtacagctgataaaaacagataaattgccctttttttgcattttcacaattaaaataaatgtttcacaAATCTCAAAATGCGTCTTAATAAGACTTTAGACTGTCTTAGATAAGCCAGTCCACATCTGACAAATCTAGGTATCCTGGTTTTGTATCCAGACCTGGTTCCCATGTGGTCTAGAGGACGAAAAACTGTGaaattgtccttttttttgcactttcacaaataaaataaatatttcacaaaacttaaaatgtgttttttaataagACTTTACACTGTCTTAGATAAGCCAGTGCAGATCTGGAAAGTCTAGGTCTAGTGGTTTTGGTTCAGGACCTTGTTTCCTTTAACCTCAAAAGCTACGAATGTGACGCTAACTTCCAAAAAGTAGCAAAATCttcctatttttaattttcatgacTGAAATAAAAGTTGTGTTAATATTAAACTGAGTTTTTAAGAGTCTGTGACCTCTCTATGTTAGTCTAATGCATAATTAAAAGGTGTAAGTATTCTGATTGTGAATCAGGAGCTGACTCACTTATTATTTTACTCGAAAACGACGAATCAGATGCTAACTTCAGGTATCCAAAGCTAGCTTAAACAGATATTAACTCTTATAGTGAGACAGTTTAATGACAGTTCAatataaattaagttaaatagTTTAAAGATACTTTAATATCATCAAATAGTTTAATGATATTTAATGAGATAACAGGAGGATACTCTGATAAAGACAGAAACTTACTTCAGGTCAAACTTTCCTTCAGATCCGCCGACAGCAGAGTCAGGCTGTCACCATGGCGACAGTCTGCGGGCTGCGTCCCAACACTGAGAGCTGTTCACTGCGGCTGCGTCCGGTTATACAGAGAGGACGACTTTAcagtaaaaatattaataattagaGATAAATACAGAAACTATTCTTTACCAGAGCAATGAGACTGAATTACATGAACATATGGAAGATGATTatggccactggaaaaaaaaaaaaaaaaacatttccaggTGAAATTTTAATTCTTCttttaaattctgagattaaagttagaagtCTCACTTTAGTCTCAGAATGAA contains the following coding sequences:
- the ttc29 gene encoding tetratricopeptide repeat protein 29 isoform X2, translated to MNSAVSQRPTRPFLPEITPNRNKRRKSTHHRMKESPPAGLGSDNSPQIVSKADISKFRNSLKQNTCVELLQEGFHRSFSELFFLLKRDQDRRESAEPGTALSLQTPLEEQRDKVETLRRYLSWAEEAERTSSWTVVCEHRLSLGEYFSSPEDLWLSLHFYHSCADKEYGGRSRPASEARARLAELYLQTGDLERAQQQAELCIQQAVDGGFLDSDGQSLKLRGCKVLWRIYSGMADSLVDAEEYNEALTLLHRGFNTAAACEDKKVEAEAAFQLGLTNQRAGDHNNAKQFFNTCMQIYGTLEDAAGLGKSYMAMAKSLESEENIDETVQCLEKLADISRSGGLLNQLVEAYLSLGSIYYKRSQYSRACEFFLQGNEVACELGDVPLLEKAQVFVGTARAHCLMARYTADVESTAPAAVQRLLTWKKSRQLQDFSSDSMN
- the ttc29 gene encoding tetratricopeptide repeat protein 29 isoform X1, producing MNSAVSQRPTRPFLPEITPNRNKRRKSTHHSRMKESPPAGLGSDNSPQIVSKADISKFRNSLKQNTCVELLQEGFHRSFSELFFLLKRDQDRRESAEPGTALSLQTPLEEQRDKVETLRRYLSWAEEAERTSSWTVVCEHRLSLGEYFSSPEDLWLSLHFYHSCADKEYGGRSRPASEARARLAELYLQTGDLERAQQQAELCIQQAVDGGFLDSDGQSLKLRGCKVLWRIYSGMADSLVDAEEYNEALTLLHRGFNTAAACEDKKVEAEAAFQLGLTNQRAGDHNNAKQFFNTCMQIYGTLEDAAGLGKSYMAMAKSLESEENIDETVQCLEKLADISRSGGLLNQLVEAYLSLGSIYYKRSQYSRACEFFLQGNEVACELGDVPLLEKAQVFVGTARAHCLMARYTADVESTAPAAVQRLLTWKKSRQLQDFSSDSMN